The following proteins are co-located in the Candidatus Omnitrophota bacterium genome:
- a CDS encoding PorV/PorQ family protein: MEEWGFEVKRLFSLKKHWKISILIFLITSVPIFGAGETALNFLRIGTSARGAALADSLAADYSDSSAVEYNPAALLNLTGREIQLMHINLYADIDYESLIYVEQFDKFNLALSLNYLHTNALRTVIDTSDPYGYKNIGKFVFQDRCFAATFTPRKGIWGGRVKYIEERIEDEKAGAPAADFGFLVPGKLSYGAALCNMGPEIKFIDVKEKLPQTLRMAVKLNLKYISLYSAGNFYIDRKTSGACAMEANIINVVFLRAGYKYIPEDNGEFPGFTFGIGIKIREIGFDYAFIPFGEFGDTQRFSLQIKWGKRKGDGGN, encoded by the coding sequence TATTTTTAATTACCTCCGTCCCTATTTTTGGAGCCGGAGAGACGGCGCTTAATTTTTTGAGGATAGGAACTTCTGCTCGCGGCGCCGCGCTTGCCGATTCTCTCGCCGCTGATTATTCTGATTCTTCGGCGGTGGAATATAATCCCGCAGCTCTTTTGAATCTCACAGGCCGTGAGATTCAGCTGATGCATATAAACCTTTATGCCGATATAGATTATGAATCGCTTATTTATGTTGAGCAGTTTGATAAATTTAATCTTGCGCTTTCACTGAACTATCTTCATACAAACGCTCTCCGCACGGTGATAGATACTTCTGATCCATACGGTTATAAAAATATTGGTAAATTCGTTTTTCAGGATAGATGTTTTGCCGCCACATTTACCCCCCGAAAAGGGATATGGGGAGGGCGGGTGAAATATATAGAGGAACGAATAGAGGATGAGAAAGCAGGCGCTCCCGCTGCCGATTTCGGATTTTTAGTTCCGGGCAAATTATCTTACGGGGCGGCGCTATGCAATATGGGGCCCGAAATCAAATTTATAGATGTTAAAGAAAAATTACCTCAGACACTGCGGATGGCTGTGAAGCTTAATTTAAAATACATATCCCTTTACTCGGCAGGAAATTTTTATATTGACAGAAAAACTTCTGGTGCTTGCGCTATGGAGGCGAATATTATAAATGTTGTATTTCTGCGGGCGGGATATAAGTATATACCAGAGGATAACGGTGAATTCCCCGGATTTACATTCGGTATCGGAATTAAGATAAGGGAAATAGGTTTTGATTATGCGTTTATTCCCTTCGGGGAATTTGGCGATACTCAAAGATTTTCGCTACAGATTAAATGGGGAAAAAGAAAAGGGGATGGAGGTAATTAA